Proteins encoded in a region of the Schaalia hyovaginalis genome:
- the topA gene encoding type I DNA topoisomerase codes for MGASKLVIVESPAKAATIEGYLGPDYHVTASIGHIRDLPQPKDLPAEMKKGPYGRFAVDVDHGFTPYYAVNPDKKKKVSELKKALKEADELYLATDEDREGEAIAWHLLEVLKPKVPVKRMVFHEITKEAISRALDNTRELDASLVDAQETRRILDRLYGYEVSPLLWRKIRPSLSAGRVQSVATRLVVDRERDRMAHVSAEYWSIRTRVEAGAEAFDAKVTHIDGRSVATGSDFTEKGVLGEKAATAGVAHLDEARARAFARALEASASSVIEGVTQKPYRRRPAAPFTTSTLQQEASRKLHWNAASTMRTAQSLYESGYITYMRTDSTALSGQAIAAARAQAAELYGASSIPEKPRVYGKVAKGAQEAHEAIRPAGDHFRTPAQVAAELNRQQLALYDLIWKRTVASQMVDAVGFTASIRVLTGISLDDGRHDVISTASGTVITEPGFRRAYEEGRDKGRYDSEKDAEAEKVLPNVAEGDGADLVGATPEGHETQPPGRYTEATLVKTMEERGIGRPSTYAATIQTIGDRGYITHRGQYLVPTWLAFSVTRLLEENLGNLVDYDFTASMETDLDKIAAGEESGVDFLSLFYLGADGEGDADGLKFQVASLGDDIDARAVNSQEVAEGVVVRVGRYGPYLEKADGSRANLPAEIAPDEIDDAKIAELFALAADDGRELGVDPATNHVIVAKNGRFGPYVTEVLPEAEAGAEAKGRKKAALKPRTASLFKSMDLATVDLDQALQLLALPREVGTDPATGEVITAQNGRYGPYLKKGSDSRTLASEDLIFSISLQEALEIYAQPKTRGRGTAKPPLREFGEDPVSGKKVTVKDGRFGPYITDGETNVTVPRAETVEDLTQERAFELLADKRAKGPAPKKARSTAKRTTTKKASARTSAKKSAAK; via the coding sequence ATGGGAGCCTCGAAGCTGGTCATCGTGGAGTCTCCGGCGAAGGCTGCGACCATCGAGGGGTACCTCGGCCCGGACTACCACGTGACGGCCTCGATCGGTCATATCCGCGACCTGCCTCAGCCCAAGGACCTTCCCGCCGAAATGAAGAAGGGCCCCTACGGGCGCTTCGCGGTCGACGTCGATCACGGCTTCACCCCCTACTACGCGGTGAATCCGGACAAGAAGAAGAAGGTCTCCGAACTGAAGAAGGCCCTGAAAGAGGCCGACGAGCTCTACCTGGCCACTGATGAGGACCGCGAGGGCGAGGCGATCGCCTGGCACCTTCTCGAAGTCCTCAAGCCGAAGGTGCCCGTCAAGCGCATGGTCTTCCACGAGATCACGAAGGAGGCGATCTCCCGCGCCCTCGACAACACGCGTGAATTGGACGCCTCCCTGGTGGATGCGCAGGAGACCCGTCGCATCCTCGACCGCCTCTACGGCTACGAGGTGTCGCCGCTGCTGTGGCGCAAGATCCGCCCCTCCTTGTCCGCAGGCCGCGTCCAATCGGTGGCGACGCGACTCGTGGTGGACCGCGAACGCGATCGCATGGCGCACGTGTCGGCCGAGTACTGGTCGATCCGTACCCGGGTCGAGGCGGGCGCTGAGGCTTTCGACGCGAAGGTCACCCACATCGATGGGCGGTCCGTGGCGACGGGGTCGGACTTCACCGAGAAGGGCGTCCTGGGTGAGAAGGCCGCGACTGCCGGTGTCGCTCATCTTGACGAAGCCCGTGCGCGCGCTTTCGCCCGGGCCCTGGAGGCTTCGGCCTCCTCGGTGATCGAGGGCGTGACCCAGAAGCCGTACCGCAGGCGTCCGGCGGCCCCCTTCACGACCTCGACGCTCCAGCAGGAGGCTTCGCGCAAGCTGCATTGGAACGCGGCCTCGACGATGCGGACGGCCCAGTCCCTCTACGAGTCGGGCTACATCACCTACATGCGCACGGATTCGACGGCCCTGTCGGGTCAGGCGATCGCCGCCGCGCGGGCGCAGGCCGCCGAACTGTACGGCGCCTCCTCGATCCCCGAGAAGCCCCGCGTGTACGGGAAGGTCGCGAAGGGCGCTCAGGAGGCGCATGAGGCCATCCGTCCCGCCGGGGATCATTTCCGGACTCCCGCGCAGGTCGCGGCGGAGCTCAATCGTCAGCAGCTGGCCCTGTACGACCTCATCTGGAAGCGCACTGTCGCCTCGCAGATGGTCGACGCCGTCGGCTTCACGGCCTCCATCCGCGTCCTGACGGGCATCTCCCTGGATGACGGCCGTCACGACGTCATCTCGACGGCGTCGGGCACGGTCATCACCGAACCGGGTTTCCGCCGCGCCTACGAGGAAGGCCGGGACAAGGGGCGGTACGACTCGGAGAAGGACGCCGAGGCGGAGAAGGTCCTGCCGAATGTCGCCGAGGGCGATGGCGCGGACCTCGTCGGAGCGACTCCTGAGGGGCATGAGACTCAGCCCCCGGGGCGTTACACCGAGGCCACTCTGGTCAAGACGATGGAGGAACGGGGCATCGGCCGTCCTTCGACCTACGCCGCGACGATCCAGACGATCGGGGACCGCGGGTACATCACGCATCGCGGGCAGTACTTGGTGCCGACGTGGTTGGCCTTCTCGGTGACGCGCCTCCTGGAGGAGAACCTCGGCAACCTCGTCGATTACGACTTCACCGCGTCGATGGAGACCGACCTCGACAAGATCGCGGCCGGCGAGGAATCGGGCGTGGACTTCCTCTCCCTCTTCTACCTGGGCGCGGACGGCGAGGGCGATGCCGATGGCCTGAAGTTCCAGGTCGCCTCGCTCGGCGACGACATCGATGCGCGCGCGGTGAACTCCCAGGAGGTCGCCGAGGGCGTCGTCGTCCGCGTCGGGCGCTACGGGCCGTATCTGGAGAAGGCGGACGGGTCGCGGGCGAATCTGCCGGCGGAGATCGCGCCCGATGAGATCGACGACGCCAAGATCGCGGAGCTGTTCGCCCTGGCCGCCGACGACGGCCGCGAGCTGGGCGTGGACCCCGCGACGAACCACGTGATCGTGGCGAAGAACGGCCGTTTCGGCCCGTACGTCACCGAGGTGCTGCCCGAGGCCGAGGCCGGGGCGGAGGCGAAGGGCCGGAAGAAGGCGGCGCTCAAGCCGCGTACGGCTTCGCTGTTCAAGTCGATGGACTTGGCGACGGTCGATCTCGATCAGGCCCTTCAGCTGCTCGCGCTTCCCCGGGAAGTCGGCACGGACCCTGCGACGGGCGAGGTGATCACCGCGCAGAACGGGCGCTACGGGCCCTATCTGAAGAAGGGCTCGGACTCGCGCACGCTCGCGAGCGAGGACCTCATCTTCTCCATCTCCCTCCAGGAGGCGCTGGAGATCTACGCGCAGCCGAAGACGCGCGGCCGCGGGACGGCGAAGCCGCCGTTGCGCGAGTTCGGCGAGGACCCGGTCTCGGGCAAGAAGGTCACGGTGAAGGACGGCCGTTTCGGCCCGTACATCACCGATGGCGAGACGAATGTGACGGTTCCGCGCGCCGAAACGGTCGAGGACCTCACGCAGGAGCGCGCCTTCGAGCTCCTCGCCGACAAGCGCGCGAAAGGGCCCGCGCCGAAGAAGGCCCGTTCGACTGCGAAGCGCACCACGACGAAGAAGGCATCGGCTCGGACCTCGGCGAAGAAATCCGCGGCGAAGTGA
- the tmk gene encoding dTMP kinase, which produces MVASAGVSEAGEGVFITFEGGDGSGKSTQIERVREWFTARGRDVLVTREPGGTELGVDIRRLVQNGPEDVDPRTEALLYAADRAYHVATVVAPALAREEVVLGDRYIDSSLAYQGAARSLGVEEIRSLSQWATGGLHPRLTFLLDLPPEVGARRRTDRPDRLERESMDFHERVRHEYLRLADAEPERIVVIDAVGTPDEVFAEIRGVLEERFGDAGHSYGAEEPTGEGDESRADEDAVKKDAPGAHQPILASLLERQATLWPFGDEDAEL; this is translated from the coding sequence ATGGTGGCGAGTGCTGGTGTGAGCGAAGCGGGCGAGGGTGTCTTCATCACCTTCGAGGGCGGCGATGGTTCGGGCAAGTCGACGCAGATCGAGCGCGTGCGCGAGTGGTTCACGGCGCGCGGGCGCGATGTGCTGGTCACTCGCGAACCGGGCGGAACGGAGCTGGGCGTCGACATACGCCGCCTGGTGCAGAACGGTCCTGAGGATGTCGATCCGAGGACCGAGGCGCTGCTGTACGCCGCCGACCGCGCGTATCACGTGGCCACGGTGGTGGCCCCGGCGCTCGCCCGTGAGGAAGTCGTCCTCGGCGACCGCTACATCGATTCCTCCCTGGCCTACCAGGGCGCGGCCCGTTCCCTGGGCGTCGAGGAGATCCGCTCCCTGTCGCAGTGGGCGACGGGCGGCCTTCACCCCCGCCTCACCTTCCTCCTGGATCTGCCTCCGGAGGTGGGTGCGCGCAGGCGCACGGACCGGCCCGACCGCCTGGAGCGGGAGTCGATGGACTTCCACGAGCGGGTGCGCCACGAGTACTTGCGGCTCGCCGACGCGGAGCCGGAACGGATCGTCGTGATCGATGCGGTGGGCACCCCCGATGAGGTGTTCGCCGAGATCAGAGGCGTCCTTGAAGAGCGCTTCGGGGATGCGGGCCATTCCTACGGCGCGGAGGAGCCGACCGGTGAGGGCGACGAGTCCCGCGCCGATGAGGACGCCGTGAAGAAGGATGCTCCCGGGGCGCATCAGCCGATCCTGGCGAGTCTCCTGGAACGGCAGGCGACCCTGTGGCCCTTCGGGGATGAGGACGCGGAGCTGTGA
- a CDS encoding DNA polymerase III subunit delta' has product MSRRGSADDRGVWGRLVGQDSAVETLKEAARAARAIVDAGLEEGAREDQSRAMSHAWLMTGPPGSGRSNAAKAFAAALQCTGDEPGCGVCPGCRTTMSDSNADVRLVVTEASVINTETARGLVLDAQVAPSQGRWRVIIVEDADRLHERAANALLKAIEEPPERTVWLLCAPSVEDMLTTIRSRCRHLGLRIPSVRAVADLLVGEGVADEETAMEAARAAQSHIGLARALAADPELRRKRRATLTAPVRVRSVGDAVIAAADLHDIAKKRSEERVSARDAAERAALLRQLGIEDKKAPPRQYATMIRQLEEQQKKRAKRALTDELDRALLDLMSIYRDVLMLQLGTDQELINTDLEDLSAEIAQESTPQQTMTRIEAIERARRRLVMNGQPLLVLEAMAVSLRPQVEGS; this is encoded by the coding sequence GTGAGCCGCCGAGGTTCTGCGGACGACCGGGGCGTATGGGGCCGACTGGTCGGGCAGGACAGCGCGGTCGAGACTCTGAAGGAGGCTGCGCGCGCTGCGCGCGCCATCGTCGATGCCGGGCTCGAGGAGGGCGCCCGGGAGGATCAGTCCCGAGCCATGAGCCACGCCTGGCTCATGACCGGGCCTCCCGGATCCGGGCGCTCCAATGCTGCGAAGGCCTTCGCGGCCGCCCTGCAGTGCACGGGCGACGAGCCCGGGTGCGGCGTCTGCCCGGGCTGCCGGACGACGATGTCGGACTCCAATGCGGATGTGCGTCTGGTCGTGACCGAAGCCTCGGTGATCAACACCGAGACCGCGCGGGGCCTGGTGCTGGACGCCCAGGTCGCGCCGTCTCAGGGGCGGTGGCGTGTCATCATCGTCGAGGACGCCGACAGGCTCCACGAGCGGGCTGCGAATGCGCTGCTCAAGGCCATTGAAGAACCTCCGGAGCGGACGGTGTGGCTGCTGTGCGCCCCCAGCGTCGAAGACATGCTGACGACGATCCGCTCGCGCTGCCGGCATCTCGGTCTCCGGATTCCCTCGGTGAGGGCCGTGGCCGACCTGCTGGTCGGCGAGGGAGTCGCGGACGAGGAGACCGCGATGGAGGCGGCCCGCGCCGCGCAGTCCCACATCGGCCTGGCGCGCGCACTCGCCGCGGACCCGGAGCTGCGCAGGAAGAGGCGAGCGACGCTCACGGCTCCCGTGCGCGTGCGCTCCGTCGGCGATGCCGTCATCGCCGCCGCGGATCTTCACGACATCGCGAAGAAGCGCAGCGAGGAGCGCGTGAGCGCGCGCGACGCGGCTGAACGCGCGGCGCTGCTCCGACAGCTCGGCATCGAGGACAAGAAGGCCCCTCCGCGCCAGTACGCGACGATGATCCGCCAATTGGAGGAGCAGCAGAAGAAGAGGGCGAAGCGCGCCCTTACGGACGAACTGGATCGGGCGCTGCTCGACCTCATGTCGATCTACCGCGACGTGCTGATGCTGCAATTGGGGACCGACCAGGAGCTCATCAATACGGACCTCGAGGACCTCTCGGCCGAGATCGCGCAGGAGTCCACCCCCCAGCAGACGATGACGCGGATCGAGGCGATCGAAAGGGCCCGCCGCAGGCTCGTCATGAACGGTCAACCCCTCCTCGTGCTCGAGGCGATGGCGGTGTCGCTGCGTCCCCAGGTGGAGGGCTCGTAG
- a CDS encoding alpha/beta hydrolase, whose amino-acid sequence MRASKPVIAVAVISVLICLALVGTLVYRGAGLVMSVMGGSQVEQARADEVAAKSAEDFYRQKIHWGSCASSQVATGSARPADLRSYECATLYAPLDWDDPSGEQITLALGIHRSGKADAPILFFNLGGPGGAAVSALSRQVEDNLGTALVDHYDLLALDPRGVGASTPVKCLSDEQLDLYNAEGSILGKKAASGQTPEEIVAQAQAENAAVAAGCQKMSGELFGHIDTISAAKDFDMVRAVLGLDTIDYLGYSYGTFLGATYAELFPERVGRMVLDGAIDPAATVDEVYDMQMRGFEDSINHWIDSCLDSSACPLSGSHEQARSQLVDFLDSLDESPLETSDPERPLTRNLATTAIIGMLYSESTYAMITQALIPAIESRDGSQLLFVSDILSDRGDDGSYSSNGTEALMAVNNLDYGPAGTIEEWAKNADLIRSELPVFGDLAGYASAGLDKWPTSHAQRGPIAARGSAPIVVIGTTHDPATPYAMAKRLAQQLDSGILVTNEGWGHTAYDREANSCITGAVEDFFIGGVLPEDGLVCR is encoded by the coding sequence ATGAGAGCCTCGAAACCCGTCATCGCCGTCGCCGTGATCTCCGTCCTCATCTGCCTCGCCCTCGTCGGAACCCTCGTCTACCGGGGCGCCGGACTGGTCATGTCCGTGATGGGGGGATCTCAGGTCGAGCAAGCCCGAGCGGACGAGGTCGCGGCGAAGAGCGCCGAGGACTTCTACCGGCAGAAGATCCACTGGGGGAGCTGTGCGAGCAGCCAGGTCGCCACCGGCTCCGCTCGTCCGGCGGACCTGCGCTCCTACGAGTGCGCAACCCTCTATGCGCCCCTCGACTGGGATGATCCCTCCGGCGAGCAGATCACGCTCGCCCTCGGCATCCACCGTTCCGGAAAGGCCGACGCCCCGATCCTCTTCTTCAATCTCGGAGGGCCGGGAGGCGCCGCGGTCAGCGCCCTCAGCCGCCAGGTCGAGGACAACCTGGGCACCGCCCTCGTCGATCACTACGATCTGCTCGCCCTGGATCCCCGGGGCGTCGGCGCATCCACCCCGGTCAAGTGCCTGAGCGATGAGCAACTCGACCTCTACAACGCGGAAGGGTCGATTCTCGGCAAGAAGGCGGCCTCGGGGCAGACCCCCGAGGAGATCGTCGCCCAGGCCCAGGCTGAGAACGCCGCAGTCGCAGCCGGCTGCCAGAAGATGAGCGGCGAGCTCTTCGGCCACATCGACACGATCTCCGCGGCCAAGGATTTCGACATGGTGCGCGCCGTCCTCGGGCTCGACACCATCGACTATCTCGGCTACTCCTACGGGACCTTCCTCGGCGCGACCTACGCCGAGCTCTTCCCCGAGCGCGTCGGCAGAATGGTCCTCGACGGCGCGATCGATCCCGCGGCGACGGTCGATGAGGTGTACGACATGCAGATGCGCGGATTCGAGGACTCGATCAACCACTGGATCGACAGCTGCCTCGACTCGAGCGCCTGCCCGCTGTCGGGGAGCCATGAGCAGGCGAGGAGCCAGCTCGTCGACTTCCTCGACAGCCTCGACGAGTCCCCCCTGGAGACCTCCGACCCCGAGCGCCCCCTGACGAGGAACCTCGCGACCACGGCGATCATCGGCATGCTCTACTCGGAGAGCACCTATGCGATGATCACCCAGGCCCTCATCCCGGCGATCGAGAGCCGGGACGGCTCCCAGTTGCTGTTCGTCTCGGACATCCTCAGCGATCGCGGTGATGACGGAAGCTACTCCTCCAACGGGACCGAAGCGCTGATGGCCGTCAACAACCTCGACTACGGCCCGGCAGGAACGATCGAGGAGTGGGCGAAGAACGCGGACCTCATCCGCTCCGAGCTCCCGGTCTTCGGCGACCTCGCGGGCTACGCGTCCGCGGGGCTCGACAAGTGGCCGACGAGTCATGCGCAACGGGGGCCGATCGCAGCTCGGGGGAGCGCTCCGATCGTCGTCATCGGTACGACCCACGACCCCGCGACGCCCTATGCGATGGCGAAGAGGCTCGCCCAGCAGCTGGATTCGGGGATCCTCGTGACCAACGAGGGATGGGGGCATACGGCTTACGACCGTGAGGCGAACTCCTGCATCACGGGTGCGGTGGAGGATTTCTTCATCGGGGGAGTGCTCCCCGAGGACGGTCTGGTCTGCCGCTGA
- a CDS encoding integrase core domain-containing protein — protein sequence MSRRPHTQPTKTSAQVTDQILAVRERLVSEGLDAGPESILARLDPATAPSRTTIWRILTKSGAVIAQPHKRPRSSWHRFEAASPNECWQSDFTHVRLADTSAVEIISWLDDHSRYLLHISAYRAITTPIVISTFTAAQDAHGLPASTLTDNGMVYTTRLSGGQNGSYQPNAFETLLADLNITQKNGRPNHPTTQGKIERFHQTLKRWLNSQPAPTTLTELNTQLTVFQAIYNTQRPHRALNGRTPYAAYHATPKNGPTLTQTRNTWRIRYDLVHDNGTITIRYAGRLLHLGIGRSHKGQRVIALANGPQVLILHPKTAQIIAEYTLDPTRTYQKKTRTSPERSPETSPERSPGTSTPRT from the coding sequence TTGTCAAGGAGGCCCCACACCCAGCCTACGAAGACAAGCGCGCAGGTGACAGACCAGATCCTTGCCGTACGTGAACGGCTCGTAAGTGAGGGCCTGGACGCGGGCCCGGAGTCGATCCTGGCCCGCCTTGATCCTGCTACTGCTCCGAGCCGCACCACGATCTGGAGGATCCTCACAAAAAGTGGTGCCGTGATCGCCCAGCCTCACAAGCGTCCTCGCTCGTCATGGCACCGCTTTGAGGCCGCGAGCCCTAATGAATGCTGGCAGTCAGACTTCACCCACGTCAGGCTCGCTGACACAAGCGCCGTCGAGATCATCTCTTGGCTTGATGACCACTCGCGCTACCTGCTGCACATCAGTGCATATCGTGCCATCACCACCCCGATCGTCATCAGCACGTTCACTGCCGCCCAAGACGCTCATGGGCTTCCCGCATCCACCCTTACCGACAACGGCATGGTCTACACGACCCGACTGTCAGGAGGCCAGAACGGCTCCTACCAGCCCAATGCCTTCGAAACCCTCCTCGCCGATTTGAACATCACCCAAAAGAACGGCCGCCCCAACCATCCCACCACCCAAGGCAAGATTGAGCGCTTCCACCAAACCCTCAAACGCTGGCTCAACTCCCAACCAGCCCCCACCACCCTGACCGAACTCAACACACAGCTCACCGTCTTTCAGGCCATCTACAACACCCAACGACCCCACAGAGCACTCAACGGGCGCACCCCATACGCCGCCTACCATGCCACCCCCAAAAACGGCCCCACACTCACACAAACCCGCAACACCTGGCGTATCCGCTACGACCTCGTCCACGACAACGGCACCATCACCATCCGCTACGCCGGCCGCCTCCTCCACCTCGGCATCGGCAGAAGCCACAAAGGCCAACGCGTCATCGCTTTAGCCAACGGCCCCCAAGTCCTCATCCTCCACCCAAAAACCGCACAAATCATCGCCGAATACACCCTCGACCCCACCCGCACATACCAAAAGAAAACCCGAACATCACCGGAACGATCACCTGAGACATCACCGGAACGATCACCCGGGACATCAACACCCCGAACATAA
- a CDS encoding LCP family protein, producing the protein MSVGNWWLERRPALHRAQDPRRYEPLRIVVLLIFSVALFLAATTGFVWLDLSHDLSERSLDTEQIRRTVSNQSGSEERVNPLAPGEPLNILVLGIDSRKEQAPEFGSVEDVEGIRGDATILVHVSGKRDSMTLVSIPRDLMVEIPNCLLSNGEEVSASFGQVNSAMMLGSGTNYDIAYGVACAQSTVENLTGLQIDNFVVVDFKGFESVVDALGGVWFDVPQDVVDPEANAYLAEGCQLLNGEQALGYARARKSLGDGSDTSRIGRQQELVAALVREVSRKVSSGNLPILVAFVRSVLTAVHVSPQLASFETDLSLLVAVANIPSQNVRLVTMPREPWEKDPNRDQPQEPYASQLWNSLRQDEPFVDEIGYVTSDGRASVAEEPLLDQVESSDGAALEVSPESGVSESLACPPNGH; encoded by the coding sequence ATGAGCGTTGGTAACTGGTGGCTAGAGCGACGTCCGGCGCTCCATCGAGCTCAAGATCCTCGTCGATATGAGCCTCTGCGGATAGTAGTCTTGCTTATATTTTCTGTCGCTTTATTTCTGGCTGCCACTACAGGCTTCGTTTGGCTTGATTTGTCGCATGATCTTAGTGAGAGATCTCTTGATACTGAGCAAATTCGTCGGACGGTCTCAAATCAATCTGGTAGTGAAGAAAGAGTAAACCCTCTTGCTCCCGGTGAACCGCTGAATATTTTGGTGTTAGGAATTGATTCAAGAAAAGAGCAGGCCCCAGAATTTGGTTCTGTTGAAGATGTTGAAGGTATACGCGGTGATGCGACAATTCTTGTGCATGTTTCGGGCAAGCGTGATTCAATGACGCTGGTTTCTATTCCGAGAGACTTGATGGTGGAGATTCCGAACTGTCTGCTTTCGAATGGAGAAGAGGTGTCGGCGTCCTTCGGACAAGTAAATTCTGCGATGATGTTAGGATCTGGTACCAATTACGATATCGCTTACGGTGTCGCTTGTGCGCAGTCGACTGTGGAAAACCTTACTGGGCTTCAAATCGATAACTTTGTGGTCGTTGATTTTAAGGGGTTTGAGAGTGTGGTGGACGCCCTCGGTGGTGTTTGGTTTGATGTTCCTCAGGATGTCGTTGATCCGGAGGCAAATGCCTATCTTGCAGAAGGGTGTCAGCTCTTAAATGGTGAACAGGCGCTAGGGTATGCACGGGCACGTAAGTCGCTCGGTGACGGGTCTGATACATCTCGAATTGGGCGGCAGCAGGAGCTTGTTGCGGCGCTTGTGCGAGAGGTGTCTCGCAAGGTTTCGAGCGGTAATCTGCCGATTCTTGTGGCTTTTGTTCGGAGCGTTTTGACAGCAGTGCATGTTTCTCCCCAGCTCGCGTCATTTGAAACGGATTTGTCTTTGTTGGTTGCGGTTGCAAACATTCCTTCACAGAATGTTCGATTGGTCACGATGCCTCGTGAGCCTTGGGAAAAAGATCCTAATCGAGATCAGCCTCAAGAGCCGTATGCTTCGCAGCTTTGGAACTCTCTTCGTCAAGATGAGCCGTTCGTTGACGAAATTGGCTATGTCACGAGCGATGGGCGAGCGTCGGTGGCGGAGGAACCTTTGTTGGATCAAGTTGAATCTTCAGATGGCGCCGCGCTCGAAGTGTCGCCGGAGTCTGGGGTCAGTGAGTCGCTAGCTTGTCCGCCTAATGGTCACTGA
- a CDS encoding peptidoglycan-binding domain-containing protein, with protein MDAILWFLLQLLSGTWFGEQGLAELQYSLKRCNGQQIAVDGVYGPATEQAVKNVQYAHGLYVDGVYGPATGSAMTWKAYNGSCIHVSLP; from the coding sequence ATGGATGCCATACTATGGTTTCTCCTACAACTGCTATCTGGAACGTGGTTCGGAGAACAGGGGCTTGCGGAGCTTCAGTATTCACTGAAACGGTGCAACGGTCAGCAGATCGCAGTTGATGGGGTCTATGGTCCCGCGACTGAGCAGGCAGTCAAGAATGTGCAATACGCTCACGGTCTTTATGTTGATGGCGTTTATGGTCCGGCAACCGGAAGTGCGATGACATGGAAGGCGTACAACGGGAGTTGTATCCATGTTTCGCTGCCATGA
- a CDS encoding Ig-like domain-containing protein codes for MFTRTHTLPARRRIWAVFTLVLALVLIIPGLGSRAHAEAKAVDVKVTNFQILNLQKQSVSTLFVYDRFYLSMEWDATHLGANVHKGDYFDVTLPKEMRFPSDTSAADFDLLGMDGVTVFAKGHVTPGENGLGGTVHVVFTDAVENKYNVKGTMYLGASFEGTLVKTDDANTFSVTVNSQVLTSPSIQIIGNKDLENEHLSKWGVAVAGQSGAAQWTMRINHTKATLKNVRISDALSGGAGDETYIEDTFKLSRVELSPKGDLGPELEKIDLGGKLELSADKRSFTINLGNIDGGQYWLTYNSTYKPGSVLRNSASLTSTNGEWKSASAYQSAESGGTAEGDLASRSSSSRWTPLMRRSF; via the coding sequence GTGTTCACACGGACCCATACCTTGCCTGCCAGAAGACGCATCTGGGCCGTCTTCACACTCGTACTTGCATTAGTTCTCATCATCCCCGGTTTGGGGTCGCGCGCCCATGCCGAGGCGAAAGCGGTGGACGTCAAGGTCACGAACTTCCAGATTCTCAACTTGCAGAAACAGAGTGTCAGCACTCTGTTCGTGTACGATCGCTTCTATTTGTCAATGGAATGGGACGCCACGCATCTCGGCGCGAATGTGCATAAGGGGGATTATTTCGATGTCACCCTGCCGAAGGAGATGCGTTTCCCGAGCGATACCTCTGCTGCGGATTTCGATCTGCTCGGCATGGATGGGGTAACCGTCTTCGCGAAGGGTCATGTGACCCCTGGTGAAAACGGCCTCGGGGGGACGGTGCATGTCGTCTTCACCGATGCGGTGGAGAACAAGTACAACGTCAAGGGCACGATGTACCTCGGAGCGTCCTTCGAAGGAACACTCGTTAAGACGGATGATGCGAATACCTTCTCGGTGACGGTGAATTCTCAGGTCTTGACATCCCCGTCGATTCAGATCATTGGAAACAAGGATCTGGAAAATGAGCATCTGTCGAAGTGGGGCGTCGCGGTTGCGGGCCAAAGTGGAGCTGCTCAATGGACTATGCGCATCAATCATACGAAGGCGACGCTGAAGAACGTCCGGATCTCCGACGCCCTTTCCGGAGGCGCAGGCGACGAGACCTACATCGAAGACACCTTCAAACTCAGCCGGGTCGAGCTGTCGCCGAAGGGGGACTTGGGTCCGGAACTTGAAAAGATTGATCTGGGAGGGAAACTCGAGCTCTCCGCGGATAAGAGATCCTTCACGATCAACCTCGGCAACATTGACGGGGGACAGTACTGGCTCACGTACAACTCGACCTATAAGCCTGGATCCGTCTTGCGAAACAGTGCCTCTCTCACCTCCACGAACGGGGAGTGGAAGAGTGCCTCCGCCTATCAGTCGGCCGAATCGGGTGGTACCGCTGAGGGGGACCTCGCCTCGAGATCAAGCTCATCAAGGTGGACGCCGCTGATGAGAAGATCGTTTTGA